The genome window CTTTTAGTGTAGAGGGATTCTatatggtggtgaggatttTTGTGATTTCTTGCCAACAGCAAATGGTGGTTGTAATTTGGACCGGTGCATACATCAAAGCGAAATTTCCATCAATGGTTTACATTATTTGCAGCGGTTGCTGCACAAAGGTGCTTATGAAGCAGGCTCTTGCTAGCTAGCTACTTAAGTTATTGAAAGGATACTTGTATTATGATGACTCTGGTTCTGGATGGTGTTTGGGTCACTTTCTCAGTATAGTGAGTTGGCGGTTGTGTGATCATTTGACTGTGTGTTGGTGTCGTGAGGCACGCCAGAAAGTGGTCTGATGTTCTAGTTGGAGAGGGTGTGCTCCCCCACGTAGAACAGACCACCCCACGAGCTTGGGGTTTGCTTGGCtgaccccccttttttttaatgGGGAGCGGGCTGAAGATGAAGTCTCGCCACGGCTGTGATGAGGAGTCAGGATAGATCATACCACTTTGTGGGCGTGGCCGGCCGCGTCGCcgttggtgtttttttttctctttttttttgtgagTGTGAgggatgttggagagggaattgttgggatggatgaggagagaAGAGGTATAAGAGAGGAGCAAGGTTCGTAACCTGGAGTTTGTTTTGCCCATCTCAGGACTGAACTTGGCCTTTCTCTTCATCAAATTGACTTGATTACCTAAGATATCTCGAAGATCGAGGGCAGCATTGAGATATTGCTGTTGAGGCTACACATCAACCAACCTGACTTACAACATCTACCTACTCAACCAACCTACAATATAGCACCCAAACAAAATGCTCTACACCCCCACCCCAGACACCCTctaccacccccccccccaccacaTCGATCCCCTGGGGTACTCCCGCCTGGCAATCATAACCGGCTGCTCCTCCGGCATAGGCCTCGCCACAACGCAACTCTTTCTTTCCCATCAGTTCCAGGTCGTGGGGCTGGACATCACACCGTTTGACTACGACCTTTTGCGGGTGGAAGACCACGGTAGATTTCATTTTCATCTAGGGGACCTAACCCTCCCAGGACAGATAGAAGAAGGTGTGAGAATTGCTCACCATTTTGGGTAtgtcttccccccctccccccccccgttTCCCCCCTTTTGTGTTATCACTAATGCTTGTTTTAGCGGGAGAGTTGATGTGTTGGTCAATGTAGCCGGCATCCTCGacaccttctcctcagccGACACACTCCTCGATCCAGACTGGGACAACGTCATCGCCGTCAACCTCACCGTCCCCGTGAAAATAATGAGGGCCGTGATTCCTTACCTCAAACAGAGGCCGGAAGGGGGCGTGATTGTCAATGTGGCTAGCACCGCGGGGAGGagtggtgctgttgctggggttgCCTACACAGCTTCAAAGCACGGGCTGGTAATCCCTCGcccttttttcccccttttatattaccccccctcttccccttcccctacTTCGGTTCCCAACCCAATCAAAACTGACGTGAAGTACCGGGGCAGATAGGAGCAACAAAAAACGTCGCCTGGCGCTTCCGCAACGAAAACATCCGCGCCAACGCCGTCCTCCCCGGCTCAGTCGACTCCTCAGTCGGGAACAGGATAACAAAAGAACAAAGGGTTGATCTGGAGGGGTACAGAGCTGTCAAGTATGTTCAACCCTCCTCATTATCTCATTAAACAAATCGACTGACAGTGACAGACCAGTCCACGCCCTTCAGGCAAACCCCATCGCACCACTACCAcccatcaccgccctcgAGGTCGCCAAGACGATCCTGTTTCTGGTAAGTGATCAGGCGAGGACTATCAACGGGGTTGAGTTGCCTGTTGATCGGGCATGGGGCGTTGTGTAGATGATGCGTATATATGCGGTTTTTCcttgggttttggttggtTCCGGCGGTtgtgtttctttttgtcCCATAGCAAGTTACTTTCCGTAGTCAGCCCAAAAGTTGATTTATTTCTCGAGTACTGCATCTCATCAGAAACTTGAAAGCATCGACATTAGGAGATCGCGATAAGCTAGATACAGGGTAgccccatcccaccccgaCGTAGCGAACAACCCCAAGCCCCACCTGACAGATGCGGGGAAGGTGGGGAAACTCAGCCCTATTCTGACCGTTCCCCTAACTTCTGGTCACCTGAAGACAGATAGATGAATTACTACCAGAACACAATGAGTGACAGGGTCAAAGTAACATTGGCTACAGGTGTCAGTTACTACTGCAAAATTAGAAACAAGGTGCCAAATGGCACCGTCATAGGTTCCTCCACAATCTTGCCAGACGTCGCTCAACAATGTCTCTTTATCTCCACTGAACATAGGGGTAAGACGTAACCATGGGTATCTCCAACGCTGGTTACAGCATCTCATAACTTTTCAGACCAAACAAACGTCCCAATTACAATCTCCTTCTGCAAATGATGAGCCCGTGGCCAGCTCAGGCCACCACTAAGGGAGTCTTCTTAGACCGAAACCCGGGTGGCGCgttctcctcgtcctcagAATCGTCGATATTCAAGAGCTGGAAGCGATTGCTGACCGATGATTGCCTCTTTGGCTGAGGAGCTTCCTTGGTCTTCAGAACCATGGGGGCTGGGTAAGGGTGGGCACACTGATCCACGTCGAATTGAATTCTTCTGCCTTTGTATTTCCTGTCCAACATGTTAGCCTCCGCTAGTGAGAATCTGCGTAATGAAACATACATTCGGCTCAGCATGCAGGTGCGAGCATAGATGGCATTGTGCACCGAGTTGAGCTCGATATGACAGTTTCCACCGATGAACTGTATCTTGATCACAACCAGGTTGTGGATATGATCCAAGTCTTCGCGAATCACCTCCTCGGTATGTTGACTGGCGTAGTTCATGATGACAAGGTTGCGACTGGCCCCGGCCGAGATTTTGCCCGCCACATGGCCTGGCAGCACAAACTGACGCTCGTTCCACTTGACCTCGACCTGTCCTCATGTTAGCAAAAGTCAACCTACTTAAAAACCACGTTGCCTACCCTCTTGTTTCTGATATACAAGTCATTACGACGACAATAGCCATAGAATTTCTGAGCATCGGCCGCATGAAGAAACGAGACGGAAGCTGAGCGGTCGTGAGAGCGAAGATACACGTCTAAGAGCTGGCCGCCGCGCACGGAGTTTGTGATATCAGAATGAGTGGTACCCTCGGCGAGATGCACGATTTGAAGGGTACGATGGCAGTTGCGCTCGTACTGATGGCGCTTCACTTCCCGAGGTGGTCCTGTGTAGTTTGCGCCAGGAACAGGGGACCCTTCTTCGATTGAGACATCTTCGtccccctcgtcctcctcgtcatagtctccttcctcccatGTCGAAGCGGTCTGCTGTTGGTACTGGCGATGTGAACGGTGGCAGGGATGGTCGTAGGAATGGCCGTAGGAGTTGCTGCTGGAATCAGTATGCGAATAGGAGTGCGAAGAACCGTTTCCATGTTGGTGGGAAGAGGCATGATGACGCTGCGTCGTCGAAGATGAGGAGAGACCAACACCTCCATGGTCCGTAGTAGAGGCGTGTGTATCCTCGTTATTCTCGGATTGGAAAGCCTCATCACCTTGGCTAAGGAGCTGTCAAACCGTTAGCAACCCGCAACTCAAACTCAATGGCTATGGTGGGGACATGGGCTTACAGCTACTGTAGCCTCGTCTACGCCACCACGTAGGAGGTTGCGCTTGAGGTTCTCTGGAAAATAACTCAGCTTGGTTGAACTGATAGACATCGCAATAGATCTCACCATATTGTCTTGCAATGGACTTGAGCTGGTCATATTCAACCTGTGAAACAGACAACGAGTCTGGAGCATTGATGCTCTTGATGCGAGTCAGAATATTTCTTTCCCTATGTCAAGTGTCGAATTAGTGTGTCGAATTTAACATACAAGCTGAACCCTAGAAGCGGGAGATGCAGGTCAGCGTTAGGTGACAACATTGGTGAACGGTTTCCTAAAGAGTCGGGTTCGGGATGCTGCGCGGATAAGGATAAGGCGGTAACAGAGACACAAAACATACCTTTGTAAgaggagatcaagatcgGCACGGGCGATGGTGACCGTGTCAGAAGAGGACGACATTTTGACGAGAACTCAGAATCGCAGACTGAGGGTATCGGGAGCTTGTAAAGCGCAGAACcaaaatatttaaataaagtattgGTTGGTGGAAGCTGCCCGCGCCATGATATGGACCCTGCTGCGAGCTCTTTCCTTTTCATCCAATTCAAAGTGAACTGACTTTCCCACTGGGAGCAGCCTCCAGCTCTCTCCCAATCGCACGCTTATCTTCACGTGTGCGGTGTGAAATGATGCAGCCAGCTGCTTCCCAATTGCTCACCATCTCCGGGCTTAGCGTCAAAGTATCCCGCCATGGCCACCGCTTTTTGGCCTCTCTGTTGTCTTTGGGCCTGCAAATGATGCCATGAGGCTGGCTGGATGTCCCGTCATACGGCTGTCAGTGAGTGAGTGACTTcgggatgatgagatggcaGCCGTGACAGCCAGATCCAGAGGCTGGGGACCAGGCGTTCATGGCTTAATGCAGGTCATTGgaaaaagatgggatgaCATGGACACTGGCCCATACCTTCCCCTTGAAAACCGTTGGACTGGCTGTGACAGTTTTAAGTGTTTACATGGCACGACTGCAGCCATAATATTTAGACTGACTGGAATGTGTGAACAGCAGGAACAGCATGACTGACAGCTGCAACCACTTGCGCCATCCAGTGCCGTACAGGAGCAGAGGCACAACGATTCCTGATATTGCCTCTTCACTCCGAAGCCACTGATCCAGCGCTCGGCCATTGCTTGGTCTCAAGTGCGATGTCCGGACGGCGGGGTTTTGGGCGGCGAAGTTTCATCAGGAAAAGACATCTCTATCATGCTGCCGGTACTCGAGCGTTGCACGGCCAACACTTCAACAGCCAACGTGCAGAGAAGAGGTGCGGAGATGCGAGGTCGATGGCCGACAGACCACCGACTGGCTGGTCCCCACAGTTTAAGCatcttggcgatggtggtcGATCTGCGGTGGAAACAGCAAGAAGATATACCGGCATACGGCCAATTGTCACCGGCGAAGGAGAGATCACCTTGGGTATTTATGCGGTTACGATGTTGAACACAACGATCAGGATATTTTTAGCCGTGCACCTGGACACGAAGCCAGGATACGAAGGAGCATAAAAAAGAGCCAGGGTTGAGTGGGTAACGCGGTCTCCTGTTCTGTCGACGCCACTTCAGGGCTCCCGCTAAGCCCGATGCTGCAATGCTGTTAATTGGTTGCAGCATCGAGTGGAGTCGCTCGCTCGCCGGCCTGTCGTTGGTCGTGGAATGCACGCAAAGCCTGGAACTCCAACCCTCGACTTTCTCATTCCAGCCGCCTCCCAACTCCATCGTGCCTTGAAAGCgctgcctttttttttttggcttgtTCCATCGTTTTCTGTTCCTTGGGCAACCGGAACCGCACACTCGCTTTTCTGAACGCTCGCTACTTTTGTTGTCTAGCTGTCCCAAGTGACGCCTACTCTCGCTGAACCTTCACGCACATACCCTTCCTGGCCAACCCTCGTTACTTTTACTCCACGCCCGTTTCGCGCGGGTCTCATTTTCGGCCAAACCGCCAATAGGGGTTACCCGCCGTGGCCCAGCAAGCAAACGCCCCTGTACCACTTTGAGAGAGACACCTGACGTGAACACCGGCACAAACACCACTGCGACCGAGCCTTTTCTCCGACGTTGAACAGACATCTTTACTTTCGCTTCCCTCTTCTCGGTACCTGGTCGACCTGGTCGCCTGCCCCTCGAGCATTTTCAGACGCGATCGATCCAAGTTGGTCAACATGAAGTTTTCGTCGGCTGTTGCCCTCCTGGGCCTCTCCTCTTCAGTCTCCGCGCTCGCATGGCCCGGTTTCTTGCCAGAACTTGACAGTCTGGTGGTAAGGCAGAACAGTGATGGTACGGAACACCCCAATTGCCTCGTCATTACTCGGCTGCGGCTAACAAGGACATGTAGAAACGACCAACTCCCCGAAGCCAACAAACACACCCTCGAGcaatgacaacaacaacgaagaggaggaagagaagaccACAACGGGCCCAGCCACACCACTCAGGACAAACCTCAACACAGCCGGCATTTCGCAATCGGGCAAGGCCACAGGCAGCGCAGCACCGAATGGCACCACTTCCGGCAAGCCCCGCCAAACTGAATTCAATCCACAAGACCCAGCTGGCGCCGTCGTCATGATCACCCCTTCGGTTATGGAAGGCTACCAGCTGTATAAGATTGGCGACTACATCACCTGGGCCTGGAACTACACCAACCTGCAAGGAACTCCCACCGCCATCGACGTGCTTGTTACCAACACCGTAGCCAAGCAGACGTGGACCCTCACCCAGAACATGACGTTTCAGGAGCAAGGAAGTTACACTTGGGACACGGGCGCATACGACCGGACAGCCGTGGCGTCTCCTCTGTTGGTGGAACAGtacaccctcatcatccacgaTTCTGACTCGGAGCCCACTGGCCCGGCACCTGCGGGCATGCTTGCGCCCTTCAACAGCTTCAAATTCGGATTATACACCCCCAAGGTCTATACCCCCATCAGCGACGGCTGGAAATGCGCCTCTTGCAATGGTGCGGGTGGCATGTCGATTGACAGCAAGGCCGTGGCTGCCGCGGGCGTGATGAGTGTGATCACAGTATTGAGCTTCACGTGGTTCGTggctgggtttggtgggttGATGTAGATGTGTCTGTAATTGATCTGAAAATGGTTGATTTCGTCACGTCGTACAGTGGGAGGAGCAAAAGAATAAAATGAAAAGGGGGGCGAGATCTACAGTGCTGTAAAGTCTTTTCCAAAAGAGGTGAGGAATACTTACGCTTAATATGGGAAGACAGAAAAGTGTAATTTGGTTGGCTGTTTACTTTTTCTGTCTTTGGCACAAAGAATTGGTTCTATTTTTCGGGGCTGGGGGCGTTGGCTAGAAACATGTTTTTCGGTACGCTTGATTTGGTTTCGAAAAAGTCGAAAGCAGAAGCGGCAGAGCGGTTGAGTTGTTGACTAAGGGGATGGATTTCTCATTTTCACCTGTATCTGTTTTTTTGGACATCTCACACACATTCATGGCGAGCTTTTTCCGGAAAGATGACGACTTTCAtgcatacatacatatattTCAGGTAGCTTTAATGACGAAGGGTATATCTTGACTTTTCTGTCTTGTTGGTCTTCTTGATATTGCATTATATATACAGTTGCCCCCTTTCCACGGCTTTTTGGTATCCATGTGTCGCAGTCTATGTTCATTAGTTGCTATTACATCACATCATTATTCTCGTCCATGTaaaccacctccttctcacaccatcctcaaagcaaacccaccccccctctcctctttctccctccctGTAAAAATCCCACTCAAGTCCACCGCCCCCAAATCCGCCGCCTTTTGTCCCCTAACCGGCGCATTGGGcgtctccctcttcctcctcctctcctggcCCGCCTTGCTCGGAAAAGTAGGAAACATGGCCTCCTGCTTCGGCTTGGGGTCCTGCCGGAAATACTCATGCTCCagcacctccctcgccgccggccTCCTCTCCGGATCCAGCGCAAGCAACCCATTaaacaaccccacccccgccgacGTCAAAAGCGGAAACTTTGTCCTTATCCTCGAGTTCGTCGATCCCGGCGTCGGGTTATtcggcaacctcaaccccctcgcGTTCGGCAGCCTCCGAAACGAAGGCCACGACTCCTCCGAGGGCAGCCCGCACAGCTCAAATATCCGCGTGAGCTCGTCCACCTCGTTCCTCCCCTGCAGAAGCGGCTCCCTGGCCAGAAGCTCCCCAAAGATACACCCCACGCTCCAAATGTCAATCGCGCTGCCATATGTCGTCGCCCCGAGCAACAGCTCCGGGGCACGATACCACAGCGTAACCACCAACTGCGTCAGTTTCGGCGGCGGATCGCCCACATATCTTGACATGCCAAAATCCGCAATCTTTAGCTGGCCCCTGTTATTCAACAGCAAATTCGACGTTTTGAGATCCCGGTGAAGGATCCAGTTGTCGTGTAGATACGCCACCCCGGAGCAGAGCTGCAACATCAGCGTCTTGACTTCTGAGGCCAGAAACGGCTCGGGCATGTCCTCGAGGATAGACTTGAGGTCGTGTTCGAGGAACTCGAGGACGAGAAAGATGGATGGTTCCAAGGGGGTGGTCGAGTCGGAAACCACTACTTCCAGCAGGGGGACGATGTTTCTGTGGGAGCTGTTTCGCAGTATTTGAATCTCTCGCAGGCCGGTGACGGGGAGGCCGGAGCGGTCTTTCGGGTCGGTCTTGAGGCGCTTGAGGGCGACGattttggaggtggagaggcagCGGGCGCGGGAGACCCAGCCGTACGCGCCTTCCTCGATGTCGTTCAGCTTGTCATAGTTTTCCACGCTGCGGGAGCGGGAGATGGTTCCGGGGGTGAAGCGGagaaggttggtgatggttggtTCTTCTGGGGGGGCTCCGTTGTGTGTTTCTTGTTGTTCGGGGGAGACTCGTCTtcgttttgggggagggccGTTGGGGCTTTCTTGTGATTGTGGTTGCGGTGGTTGTTCTTgttgggcggcggcggcagcttcGCGGGTTTTTCTTTCGGCTTCGAGTTTGCGCGCCTTTTCGGCTTTGAGGcgcttcttttcctctttttcccttttcaATTGCGCTTCGCGCAGggcgtcttcttcgtcgtctgCCCAGCGGGACTTGGCTTTGCTTGCCATGGTGATTTACTAATGTCTAGGAGACTGGATCGGGATAAAAATTTGTGTTACTGAAGGCGCTGGATATTGTATCTCGAATAAAAGAAGTGCTGTTTTCGCTGGGGGGCGCGTTGTCGTGTGGGATTCAAATGCATGCAAGAGCTTCGAGATTCAAAGATTCAAGATGCGCTTGGTTTATTTGGACATTTCCTGGTTGGTCaaagcttcttctccaagcaacaaccacagctCAACGCCTGGGATCGGACGGCAAATAATAACACGGCCAGCGCAGCTATACCGTTCAAATATCTCTTGATACTTTTTGACGTGATGGGTCAACCGTGTTccttttttgcttcttggtATCTGCATCAAAAAGAGGCATCGAGCAAAAAGATGCGAATAGGGGGCGCTCTTGCCCCCTTATTCGATGCTGAGAAATGACATGATGTCCGTTCGAGGAAGCCGTGAGCGATTGTCTTGGTTATTTTTGGAGGAAAGATCTCATCAACCTTGTTGTCCGAAACATGActttctcctttttttttcttttttttttctttttttcttccttttcttcccacAATATGCCACTCTGGTCTTGCTGTTTtttcaacaacaccttccCCTCCGGGACGGGAGAGCTTCGGTGCGCCTTCCGAAGCCTCAGAGGATACGAGGCTTGGTCGAGCCTTCAAACTCCCAGAACTATGAAATCTTCTACCCACCTTTCTCTGCTGACATCTCCAGTGTCTGCATCGTCCATCGTCATCCCAGTGGCATCAGCTTTCTCCCTGCCACTGTTGTACTCCCGGCCTGTGGTTACCATCCCAGGCCTTTGCTTTCTTTTGCTCTATGTTATCATCAGACTCCCTTGCCAGAATGGACAACCTGACTAGCGCCTCATCGGGGAGCTCCATGTCCCCAACGGCTACGGACAAGGAGACCAAGTTGAACCCCAAGTCTCGCGTTTCCATCTTTGCCACGCTTCGTCGCAAGACTTCCCGAATTTTTGTTACCAAAAACACACCTTCACAAACACCAATGCCCTTTACAGATTATCAACCACAGCAAAGACGACGTTGGTTCAACTCTGTAGGTGGCCGGCACTCTCAACGGCAGAACATTCGGGACCACTTTGAGCGCGACGAAAGGACAGAAACCCCAACTACACCAACTACACCAACACCGTACTCGAACAGAGATggcccaacccctcctcactCGCCCGCCAGGCGGTTGTTGAGGACGACTAGCTCCATGTTTCTCTCGCTCCGTGGCAGGTTTCAACAAGAAAGCCCCGGCAGCCCCGAGAGTCACTATCAGCAAAGGGCTAGcaatgatgatgacaatggCAGTGATCATGTCACCGGCGTCTGCGATCCAGTCGTACCAAAAGCTCCCGTCCTGGCCTTGCCGGCGGATGTCAAGACAAGAGCAGGTTGGCTAAGCCGCCGAAGCTCTTTTCAACTAGGCGTTCAGAAGGCTGTCCAGGACACGGTCGATAAGAACTTCTCTTTGGACTCTGCTTATGACACACCTGGTAAGTCTATGCTTTCCTGCACATCACAACGGACATGACTGACCAGGAGCTACCTCCATAGTATCCCTTGGCCCGCGAAGCCGTCCGACATTGCCACCGCTTACTACCATAGCTTCGATGAATTCTTCGCTAGAGGAAGCTTCACGTCTGTATGACACAAGAATCGGTTTGCTGACCAGTGCGAGGGACGGTTGCCTCACTAGTCCAAGCATGTCAACTTGTGCAAACCCGTCGGGGACCCCCCGGGAGTTTTCCTCGGACTCGCCAACTCTTCCCAGCAGTAGTCAGCAAGACTCGGCTCGGACATCGCTAGACACGACGGTGAATGGCAACAGCAACTCGTTGAGCAGCCCCAAGACGTTTTCATCCAATGTCAGCATCCCTTCCCGCCAGCGCCGTATTCTGTCGGATTCTTCCTGGTCGCCAGAGTCACCAGAGGCACCGGTTTGCACCGCCTGCGGAAGCGCCAACCAGTCTCGTCTGATGGAGCGAAGCCTATGCGAGCTCAACCAACTCAGTGATGAGGAATTGGAGGCACTGTTTAGGAACAAACTTGGGGGGTTGTCACTGGTTTCGGTGGCCTCATCGAGGGGACATTGTGGTCCATATGGCAGCGGCAGTAAGGTTGGTGCTGACGAGGCGGCAGAGTTGGAGCTGAACAGAGCAGAGGAGCAAGATGACAAGAATACAACGGCGAGCATCTTGGAAGGGGATTCGAACATGTGTGCGAGCACTCCGAGGCGGTCTCTGCGGGAGGAGCTGTTGCAGGTTGGGGAGGCATCGCAGATTAGCTGGAGTACCTCACAGCAGCTTGAGGGTGAGATGGAGTAATGAAGCAAAGCATGATATCAGAGTAATGGTACGACAAAAGCGGTTTGGTAGTCAGATTGGAGTTGGAGTTTAACGGTTGGTGGTTTTATTGGTGCTGCTTTTGGGAACATTGAAAGGAAGAGAGTAGCTTGCAAGGCCGAAAGGCAAGATATAGTGTTTAGGCAGAAGTTATACAAACAGTTGGTCAGCCTTCAGTTTTGTGACCTGTGTTGTTGGTTAATGCACCTGGGAGACAAAAAGATGTTTCTCATGCCCAaatgaaaacaaaaagaaatggTCAAAAGGATTGGAAGAACTCTTTCAAGAGACCCTGATGATACTGACTTTGACCGACCCAGGGATCGAACCTGGCACCTTTTGTGTGTGAGACAAACGTGATAACCACTACACCAGCCGGCCTCGGATGAAGATGGCAGTCGCTGGTGTGATTTATAATGGAGATGCATGACGGTATGGAGTTGCGGGGGACCGCGGAGGAGCTTCAGCAATTCCATAGCGAATGGAGACAGAAATAGGAGGGCCCCACCCTGTCAATATTGCGACCCCCCTAATTCCCCTGAATCGACCGATGCGAGtttcggtttttttttttatcacAGTGTCAACAAAGGCCCGTCGCTGAGGAAATGGCTTTTCTCCATCTGACCCCTTTTCTGCCCACACCAGGAAGACAAAAGAATTCTTCTCCCTTGACGCTAGAAGGCCGGCAAGAGGGGTGGAATGCGACCGTACAGTAACCAAATTACAAAAGATAGAAGTGATCTCCAAGCCCAATGATGGACGCTGGACGCTGGTGGAGGGGCATTCCCGGCGGGAGCGACTGCTAAGCAACCAATGGGCTTGCAAGGAGCAGGGAGTGGACGGACCACCTTCTCCCAGGGAACACCGCCTCGGGCGCCTCAGACCGCGCTAATCTTGGAGCCGTGCATGGTGTGCATAGGCCTGGCTGCCTTTTCGTTAGCAAcctgtgggaggagggggtggtttaTCTCAGCTTCAACAGGGCTGATCTTCCTTCATTAACCTAGGAGCATTTCAACGAGCGACGACTTCTTGTGAACAGgaagagaaaggaaaaaaagtcACACTTAACTACTCTCACAACTtttacacacacacacacacacaccaccacccgtctCTCTTCGTTCTTCTTGTaattccttttctttctttcaatatcccctctctcttttttttggtcaaCAGCAAGAGCAAATAGCAATTCCAGATGGCTGGCCGTTTCGTGCGCGCGTCGAAATATCGTAAGCTTTTGaacccacctcccctacctaccgagagagagagagacaccgaccgaccgaccgactACTCCGACGAGCAGCTTGTCGCATTGCGCAATCACCGAGCCTCATCAGTCGCGTGCTCTGGTGTTTTTGGGCAGTTCCCGACGCCAGCGCATGCGATTGCGACTGAAAGAGTGTTGTAGTAAGAGGAAGGATGATACTGACAGGCCGT of Podospora pseudopauciseta strain CBS 411.78 chromosome 7 map unlocalized CBS411.78m_7, whole genome shotgun sequence contains these proteins:
- a CDS encoding uncharacterized protein (EggNog:ENOG503P0SH; COG:Q), with translation MLYTPTPDTLYHPPPHHIDPLGYSRLAIITGCSSGIGLATTQLFLSHQFQVVGLDITPFDYDLLRVEDHGRFHFHLGDLTLPGQIEEGVRIAHHFGGRVDVLVNVAGILDTFSSADTLLDPDWDNVIAVNLTVPVKIMRAVIPYLKQRPEGGVIVNVASTAGRSGAVAGVAYTASKHGLIGATKNVAWRFRNENIRANAVLPGSVDSSVGNRITKEQRVDLEGYRAVKPVHALQANPIAPLPPITALEVAKTILFLVSDQARTINGVELPVDRAWGVV
- a CDS encoding uncharacterized protein (EggNog:ENOG503NUAD; COG:S), coding for MLQTRCLFHRLNMTSSSPLQDNMVRSIAMSISSTKLSYFPENLKRNLLRGGVDEATVALLSQGDEAFQSENNEDTHASTTDHGGVGLSSSSTTQRHHASSHQHGNGSSHSYSHTDSSSNSYGHSYDHPCHRSHRQYQQQTASTWEEGDYDEEDEGDEDVSIEEGSPVPGANYTGPPREVKRHQYERNCHRTLQIVHLAEGTTHSDITNSVRGGQLLDVYLRSHDRSASVSFLHAADAQKFYGYCRRNDLYIRNKRVEVKWNERQFVLPGHVAGKISAGASRNLVIMNYASQHTEEVIREDLDHIHNLVVIKIQFIGGNCHIELNSVHNAIYARTCMLSRMKYKGRRIQFDVDQCAHPYPAPMVLKTKEAPQPKRQSSVSNRFQLLNIDDSEDEENAPPGFRSKKTPLVVA
- a CDS encoding uncharacterized protein (EggNog:ENOG503P2A6) gives rise to the protein MKFSSAVALLGLSSSVSALAWPGFLPELDSLVVRQNSDETTNSPKPTNTPSSNDNNNEEEEEKTTTGPATPLRTNLNTAGISQSGKATGSAAPNGTTSGKPRQTEFNPQDPAGAVVMITPSVMEGYQLYKIGDYITWAWNYTNLQGTPTAIDVLVTNTVAKQTWTLTQNMTFQEQGSYTWDTGAYDRTAVASPLLVEQYTLIIHDSDSEPTGPAPAGMLAPFNSFKFGLYTPKVYTPISDGWKCASCNGAGGMSIDSKAVAAAGVMSVITVLSFTWFVAGFGGLM
- a CDS encoding uncharacterized protein (COG:T; EggNog:ENOG503NTY5) translates to MASKAKSRWADDEEDALREAQLKREKEEKKRLKAEKARKLEAERKTREAAAAAQQEQPPQPQSQESPNGPPPKRRRVSPEQQETHNGAPPEEPTITNLLRFTPGTISRSRSVENYDKLNDIEEGAYGWVSRARCLSTSKIVALKRLKTDPKDRSGLPVTGLREIQILRNSSHRNIVPLLEVVVSDSTTPLEPSIFLVLEFLEHDLKSILEDMPEPFLASEVKTLMLQLCSGVAYLHDNWILHRDLKTSNLLLNNRGQLKIADFGMSRYVGDPPPKLTQLVVTLWYRAPELLLGATTYGSAIDIWSVGCIFGELLAREPLLQGRNEVDELTRIFELCGLPSEESWPSFRRLPNARGLRLPNNPTPGSTNSRIRTKFPLLTSAGVGLFNGLLALDPERRPAAREVLEHEYFRQDPKPKQEAMFPTFPSKAGQERRRKRETPNAPVRGQKAADLGAVDLSGIFTGREKEERGGGFALRMV